A part of Pararoseomonas sp. SCSIO 73927 genomic DNA contains:
- the hflX gene encoding GTPase HflX, with product MSEATTNRAAGPTPAAVILPWERPPSLVERGITDGRGATRAADARLGEAVGLAASIGVAIVHTAIFPLRARRPSTLLGEGQVETARAAMAEQGVQVAVVDAALSPVQQRNLERAWGCKVIDRTGLILEIFGERARTKEGSLQVELAHLSYQRTRLVRSWTHLERQRGGFGFLGGPGESQIEIDRRLIDERLVKLKKELEQVRRTRGLHRKARTKVPFPVVALVGYTNAGKSTLFNALTGAGVYAQDQLFATLDPTMRAIRLTSGRTVILSDTVGFISELPTQLVEAFRATLEEVAAADIILHVRDVAHPDSAAQRADVLEVLNDLASGPDAALDEAWEGRVIEVLNKTDLLEEPPPPLPGAVAVSALTGEGLETLRLGLDECLAAGMVMEHLTLAPEDGAGLAWLYQHGEVVERNDAEDGIHLSVRLSPANRARFAGMEGHGVE from the coding sequence CTGTCGGAAGCCACGACTAACCGGGCGGCGGGGCCGACCCCCGCCGCCGTCATTCTTCCCTGGGAGCGCCCCCCGAGCCTTGTGGAGCGGGGGATCACCGATGGCCGCGGCGCCACCCGCGCCGCCGATGCGCGGCTCGGGGAGGCGGTCGGGCTGGCCGCCTCCATCGGCGTCGCCATCGTCCACACCGCGATCTTCCCGCTCCGCGCCCGCCGCCCCAGCACCCTGCTGGGCGAGGGCCAGGTGGAGACCGCCCGCGCCGCCATGGCGGAGCAGGGGGTGCAGGTCGCCGTGGTGGACGCAGCCCTCAGCCCTGTCCAGCAGCGCAACCTGGAGCGCGCCTGGGGCTGCAAGGTCATCGACCGCACCGGCCTGATCCTGGAGATCTTCGGGGAGCGCGCGCGCACGAAGGAGGGCTCGCTGCAGGTCGAGCTCGCCCACCTCTCCTACCAGCGCACCCGCCTCGTCCGCTCCTGGACCCACCTGGAGCGCCAGCGCGGCGGCTTCGGCTTCCTTGGCGGCCCCGGTGAGTCGCAGATCGAGATCGACCGCCGCCTCATCGACGAGCGCCTGGTGAAGCTGAAGAAGGAGCTGGAACAGGTGCGCCGCACCCGCGGCCTGCACCGCAAGGCCCGCACCAAGGTGCCGTTCCCCGTCGTGGCGCTGGTCGGTTACACCAATGCCGGCAAGTCCACCCTGTTCAATGCCCTGACCGGCGCCGGCGTCTACGCCCAGGACCAGCTCTTTGCCACGCTGGACCCGACCATGCGGGCCATCCGCCTGACCTCCGGCCGCACCGTCATCCTCTCCGACACGGTGGGCTTTATCTCGGAACTGCCGACCCAGCTGGTGGAGGCCTTCCGCGCCACGCTGGAGGAGGTGGCGGCCGCCGACATCATCCTCCACGTCCGCGACGTGGCCCACCCCGACAGCGCCGCGCAGCGCGCCGATGTCCTGGAGGTCCTGAACGACCTCGCCTCCGGCCCCGATGCCGCGCTGGACGAGGCCTGGGAAGGCCGGGTGATCGAGGTCCTGAACAAGACCGACCTGCTGGAGGAGCCGCCCCCGCCGCTGCCCGGAGCCGTCGCGGTCTCCGCCCTGACCGGCGAGGGGCTGGAGACGCTCCGCCTGGGGCTGGACGAGTGCCTGGCGGCCGGCATGGTGATGGAGCACCTCACCCTCGCGCCGGAGGACGGCGCGGGCCTCGCCTGGCTCTACCAGCACGGTGAGGTGGTGGAGCGGAACGACGCCGAGGACGGCATCCACCTCTCCGTCCGCCTCTCCCCGGCGAACCGCGCCCGCTTCGCGGGAATGGAAGGGCACGGCGTGGAATGA
- the hfq gene encoding RNA chaperone Hfq, which produces MAAEKSQNVQDVFLNHVRKSKTPVTVFLVNGVKLQGIITWFDNFSVLLRRDGHTQLVYKHAISTVMPGAPIMLFDAASAGAGAGPAAPQPTQGGAPVRETTMTLTPREPSPVGSHD; this is translated from the coding sequence ATGGCTGCCGAGAAGTCCCAGAACGTGCAGGACGTGTTCCTGAACCATGTTCGCAAGAGCAAGACCCCCGTCACCGTCTTCCTGGTGAACGGCGTGAAGCTGCAGGGCATCATCACCTGGTTCGACAACTTCTCGGTGCTGCTGCGCCGTGACGGGCACACCCAGCTCGTCTACAAGCACGCGATCAGCACCGTGATGCCGGGCGCCCCGATCATGCTGTTCGACGCGGCCTCTGCCGGCGCGGGCGCCGGTCCCGCTGCCCCGCAGCCCACCCAGGGCGGTGCCCCGGTCCGGGAGACCACCATGACCCTCACGCCGCGCGAGCCGAGCCCTGTCGGAAGCCACGACTAA